CTTATGCCTTTCTCGCAGTTGTCTCCACATTTACTACAAATACAAGCTGTAAGCGGTAGTAGCAATACCAGGGAAAGTATTGCTCTGTGAATAAATACTACTTTTTTCATCGTTTCTCCTTAAATTATAGCTTTTTATAGTATATTAAGGTCATTTCATCAGCTATTTCCATTATTATCAACGCAGCGGTTTTTTCCAGATTATTCTATCTCTATAGGTAAAACCAGCTCCTTGAAGAATTTTGGTAAAATCCGCCGTTATAGGATACTTAACTCCGTTTACTAACATATCGTCTATGTTTAAGATTAATATTCTACCTTTATCCAATACTCTATACATCTCTTTGGAAATGGTAGTCATCACTTCCAAATACTTATCATAATTAGAATAGAAACCTTCATAATCAAAAGGTGCATTAAAATAGGGAGGAGAGGTAACTATCAGCTGAATGGAGCTATCTGCCAGTTCAGGCATTAGTTCGCTGGTTCCAATTATCAGTTTATGTGTTGTTTTCATTATAATCCTTTACTGAGACGATGATATTTAAAGCAGCTTAAATGTCAAGTGGCTTGAGTTCTCAGAATATTTTCTGCTAAGTTTAGTTTCCGTTTATCCTGGATAATAAATTTAATGCACACTGTAAGCACTTCAGCTATCTGGTGGGGCAGTGACAAATTTCATTTTCTTTGAGCCCTGGTAATTCATCCTTGAAATCCATTTTGCAGGAACCGAAATTTGCAGTGTAAATAGCATCCACCATTTGCTATTTTCAGATTTTCCTTGACGATAAAACGCTTATTAAAACGGTGAAAACAAATATCTAACTATAACATGATAAAGGAGATTCAATAATGAAACGCAAAGTTATCATTATGGGCGCAGCAGGAAGGGACTTTCATAATTTCAATGTTTTCTTCCGCGATAATAAGGATTATGAAGTTGTTGCCTTTACAGCCACTCAAATTCCCGGTATTGATGACAAAAAGTATCCGGCTGCTTTAGCAGGAAAGCTTTATCCGGAGGGAATCAAGATTTATCCGGAAAGCGAAATTCAAAACCTGATTAAAAAGCACAATGTTGATTTGGTTGTTCTGGCATATAGTGACCTTCCTTTTGAAAGAGTAATGCACAAGGCATCCTTAGTTAATGCCTGTGGTGCCGATTTTATGTTGATGGGAAAAAACAACACCACTATTAAGACCAGCAAACCTTTAGTTACAATATGTGCAGTCCGAACCGGTTGTGGAAAATCCCAAACCACCAGAGCGGTTGTGAAAGCTCTTAAGGCAAAAGGTCTGAAAGTTGTATCCATTCGTCATCCTATGCCTTATGGCGACCTGGTTCAGCAAAAAGTTCAGCGTTTTGCAGAATTGGAAGACCTGAAAAAGCATAATTGCACTATTGAAGAAATGGAAGAATACGAACCGCATATTATGATGAATAGTGTTATTTATGCCGGTGTGGATTATGGAGCAATTTTACAGGAAGCAGAAAAGGAAGCCGATGTCATTGTTTGGGATGGTGGCAATAACGATATTCCGTTTTACACTTCCGATAAGGAAATTAAGATTGTTGTAGTTGATCCTCATCGTCCGGGGGACGAAATTTCCTATTATCCAGGCGAAACAAATGTCCTTTTAGCTGATGTAATCGTTATTAATAAAATTGATAGTGCCGATCTTGATGATATTAATGAAGTTCGGGATAATGTTCGTTTCATCAATCCTAAAGCTCAAATAATTGAAGCTGCATCACCTCTTTTTGTAGATCATCCGGAAATGATTTTAGGTAAAAAGGTTTTAGTGGTGGAAGATGGACCTACTTTAACCCATGGTGAAATGACTTATGGAGCTGGAGTTATAGCTGCCGAAAAATATGGTTGTGCCGATCTTGTTGATCCTCGTCCCTGGGCTGTTGGAGAAATAAAACAGACCTACGAAAAATATCCTGATATCGGTATTTTATTGCCTGCTATGGGTTATAGCGCCAAACAAATTAAGGATTTGGAAAAGACCATCAATAACGCTGAATGCGATTCTGTGATTATTGCTACTCCGATAGACCTGCGACGTTTAATTAAAATCAATAAACCCGCTTGTCAAGTAAGCTATGAATTACAGGAAATCGGAACTCCTACTATAGTGGATGTCTTGAAGGATTTCGGCAAAAAATCCGCTAAAAAATAACAATTTCTCTGAAGGAGGTGCTTTGTCACCTCCTTTCCCTTTTTTTACTTATAGCAGCAAAGTTAATTCTCTTAGCAACAACAACGGGAATTAACTTTTCGGCTTAAAAATAACTACTATGGATAGAGGAAAATGAAAATGAATAAAACAGCAGTTTTAGCGCTTGGCGGAAATGCCATTATTAAAGCAGGGGAACAAGGAACTATAGCACAACAGTTTGCCAATACTCGCGAATCTCTTGGCGGCGTTGTAGAATTAATAAAACGCGGCTACCACTTAAGCATAACGCATGGCAACGGACCCCAAGTAGGGAATTTGCTTCGGCAACAGGAAATAGGTGAAAAGGAAGGTATTTCACCTCTGCCTTTAGGGGTATTAAATGCTGCTACAGAAGGCACAATGGGCTATATGATTGAACAAAGTTTACAGAATAAACTGCATAAAAGCAATATCAATAAACAGGTTATCACTATCATTTCCCAGGTTGTAGTAGATAAAAATGACCCCAGTATGTTGAATCCTACAAAATTCGTTGGCAGCACCTATTATACTGCTGAGCAGGCAGAAGACATAAAAAATAAATTGGGTTGGACGCTTAAAGAGGACTCCGGAAAAGGTTTTCGTCGCGTTGTTCCTTCGCCCTATCCCATTGAGATAATTCCTGCCGCTACAATTAAAGAACTTGTAGATAAGGGTGAAATAGTTATTGCCGTAGGCGGAGGCGGAATTCCAATTTATAAAGAAGATGATGGCTCTTACGAAGGTGTGGATGCAGTTATTGATAAGGATTTTGCTTCCTCACTTTTAGCATTGGAAATTAAAGCCGATCTCTTCGTGATTTTAACCGGTGTAGAAAAGGTTTCACTTAATTACGGCAAAGAAAATCAACGGAACTTGGATAAATTGACTGTGGAAGAAGCAAAACGCTATTATGCAGAAAAACAATTTCCTGCCGGCAGTATGGGTCCTAAAATCAAGGCAGCTATTGATTTTCTGGAACGCGGGGGCTCGGAAGTGTTAATTACTTCCATTGATAAAATTGTAGATGCCTTTGAAGGGAAAACCGGCACCCGAATTGTATAGCTGACGGTTATCCAACTTCTGCTATTGCTAATAGCAATCTCGGGTATAATGCAGTAGGCACATTCATCCTTTAGCAACGAAACCGATGTTGCTAAAGGAATTTATCCCTACTGTTTATAATGAGTGGGATATCTTCTCTTAATTACATCTATTTTCCCCTTATACAAAAGCAGGAATCCGGGTTAATTTCAAAACACTATAGATATCTTTATAGTGGATAGGGCATAATTGAGTAGCCAAAAGGCAAGTTATTTTATCGTGTTTCGGGTTTATAGAAAAGGAAATAATTGCCTGCTAACGATACTCAAGTTCTTTTCCTGTAACTTCTGAACCCGCTTCCAGTTTTCTTTTAAGGTAGTCATATCATTCTCATATAATTCTCGTATCATTCTCGTATCGTTCCCGTATCAAATACGGGAATGATATTGCAATTTCATAAGCAGTATATGGTTACAAAGATAGGATAAATTTGCAGCATACGCATTTACAGCTTGAAGAGAAAAAAAGTTAATCTACTAAATCACTTTAGCATTAAGGAAATCAGGAATTGGCTCTAATATTGCAACATTATAGCTAAGAAGACGAAAATATAGAGGTTATAAATGAAACAATCTAAATGTTTAACATTGCTATTAGTAGCCATTTTTCTGTTGCCATTAGCAATATTTGCCAATAACGGCAGTGATAAAAATGCCTTTAGCATAATAAATTCCAGTAGTTCAGAGATAAAAATTCAATTCTCTTTACCTAAATGGCAGATTAATCAAATTGATGATAAGGGTGAAATTAGAAAACAAATAAAAGTTCAAGATACTCCCTATTTATTTATAGATGAAGAAGAAACACTCCCTGTTTTTTCTACAATGATTGCTATTCCCAATAGGGGAGGGGTGAATCTTCTTGTTTCCAATAGTTCAAAATCCACAATTAACGAATTTACCGCTGATTTTAATGATGCTTTGATGCGAGAAAGTCAACAGGGTAGATATTCTGATGTTCTTTATCCTGCCAATAATGTTGTAATTTCAGAGCCACAGATATTGCGTGATTTCAGAGTAATAACTTTAAACATTTATCCCTTTCAATATAACCGGAA
The nucleotide sequence above comes from Candidatus Cloacimonas sp.. Encoded proteins:
- a CDS encoding cyclic 2,3-diphosphoglycerate synthase, which produces MKRKVIIMGAAGRDFHNFNVFFRDNKDYEVVAFTATQIPGIDDKKYPAALAGKLYPEGIKIYPESEIQNLIKKHNVDLVVLAYSDLPFERVMHKASLVNACGADFMLMGKNNTTIKTSKPLVTICAVRTGCGKSQTTRAVVKALKAKGLKVVSIRHPMPYGDLVQQKVQRFAELEDLKKHNCTIEEMEEYEPHIMMNSVIYAGVDYGAILQEAEKEADVIVWDGGNNDIPFYTSDKEIKIVVVDPHRPGDEISYYPGETNVLLADVIVINKIDSADLDDINEVRDNVRFINPKAQIIEAASPLFVDHPEMILGKKVLVVEDGPTLTHGEMTYGAGVIAAEKYGCADLVDPRPWAVGEIKQTYEKYPDIGILLPAMGYSAKQIKDLEKTINNAECDSVIIATPIDLRRLIKINKPACQVSYELQEIGTPTIVDVLKDFGKKSAKK
- a CDS encoding DNA methyltransferase, with translation MKTTHKLIIGTSELMPELADSSIQLIVTSPPYFNAPFDYEGFYSNYDKYLEVMTTISKEMYRVLDKGRILILNIDDMLVNGVKYPITADFTKILQGAGFTYRDRIIWKKPLR
- the arcC gene encoding carbamate kinase — its product is MNKTAVLALGGNAIIKAGEQGTIAQQFANTRESLGGVVELIKRGYHLSITHGNGPQVGNLLRQQEIGEKEGISPLPLGVLNAATEGTMGYMIEQSLQNKLHKSNINKQVITIISQVVVDKNDPSMLNPTKFVGSTYYTAEQAEDIKNKLGWTLKEDSGKGFRRVVPSPYPIEIIPAATIKELVDKGEIVIAVGGGGIPIYKEDDGSYEGVDAVIDKDFASSLLALEIKADLFVILTGVEKVSLNYGKENQRNLDKLTVEEAKRYYAEKQFPAGSMGPKIKAAIDFLERGGSEVLITSIDKIVDAFEGKTGTRIV